In Aptenodytes patagonicus chromosome 6, bAptPat1.pri.cur, whole genome shotgun sequence, one genomic interval encodes:
- the LOC143162605 gene encoding LOW QUALITY PROTEIN: intestinal-type alkaline phosphatase-like (The sequence of the model RefSeq protein was modified relative to this genomic sequence to represent the inferred CDS: inserted 2 bases in 1 codon), whose product MPPALLSPPDTEKSPDYWNKGARSRLESALALQPAARRAKNIILFMGDGMGLPTVSAARIYKGQLAGGSGEESVLAMETFPHVALAKVSGAAPGGSXTLPLLKTPLAPACFQTYTIDRQVPDSAGTGTAYLCGVKANAKTLGLSGAAIYGKCRTAFGNEVDSILHRARLAGKSVGIVTTTRVQHASPGAAYAHSASRSWYADANMPKEALRDGCKDIAYQLVHNTDINVILGGGRMYMTPKWTPDPEYPEDPAQNGTRKDGLDLIAKWLSAKQGARYVWDKKGLDAVEDDSVSHLMGLFEPKDMKYELNRNTSTDPSIVEMTEKAIRILRRNPNGFFLFVEDDRIPHAGGRIDHGHHSGRAKQALMEAVMLDRAVARAGELTSPSDTLTVVTADHSHVFTFGGNTLRGTSIFGLAPKKARDKRAYTSILYGNGPGYSIRNGGRPAASLPAAEDKDYRQQAAVPLETETHSGEDVVVLAQGAMAHLFHGVQEQHYIAHAMAYAACLEPYTAEPRCGAARRASQGTQHSSQPLLTLLTICVAAHLVGG is encoded by the exons ATGCCCCCGGCTCTGCTCTCACCTCCAGACACCGAGAAGAGCCCGGACTACTGgaacaaaggggccaggagtaGGCTGGAGTCAGCCCTGGCCTTGCAGCCAGCGGCACGGCGGGCCAAAAACATCATCCTCTTCATGGGTGACG GCATGGGGCTGCCCACAGTGTCAGCAGCTCGGATCTACAAGGGGCAGCTGGCCGGTGGCTCGGGCGAGGAGAGTGTCTTGGCCATGGAGACCTTTCCCCACGTGGCCCTGGCCAAGGTGAGTGGGGCAGCGCCTGGGGGCAG CACCCTGCCCCTGCTCAAAACCCCACTGGCCCCCGCTTGCTTCCAGACCTACACCATCGACCGGCAGGTGCCCGACAGTGCTGGCACGGGCACAGCCTACCTCTGTGGGGTGAAGGCCAATGCCAAGACACTGGGGCTGAGCGGGGCGGCCATCTACGGCAAATGCCGCACTGCCTTTGGCAATGAGGTGGACTCCATCCTGCACCGAGCTAGGCTGGCAG GCAAGTCGGTGGGCATCGTGACGACCACACGGGTGCAGCACGCGTCCCCTGGGGCAGCCTATGCCCATTCGGCCAGCCGGAGCTGGTACGCCGATGCCAACATGCCCAAGGAGGCACTGCGGGATGGCTGCAAGGACATCGCCTATCAGCTGGTGCACAACACGGACATCAAC GTGATCCTGGGTGGCGGGCGGATGTACATGACCCCCAAGTGGACCCCAGACCCCGAGTACCCGGAGGACCCAGCTCAGAATGGCACCAGGAAGGACGGCCTGGACTTGATTGCCAAATGGCTGAGTGCCAAGCAG GGCGCCCGCTACGTCTGGGACAAGAAGGGCCTGGACGCAGTCGAGGATGACTCCGTGAGCCACTTGATGG GCCTCTTCGAGCCCAAGGACATGAAGTACGAGCTGAACCGCAACACCTCCACGGACCCCTCCATCGTGGAGATGACGGAAAAGGCCATTCGCATCCTGCGCAGGAACCCCAACGGCTTCTTCCTCTTCGTGGAAGATGA CCGCATTCCCCATGCAGGTGGCAGGATCGACCATGGCCACCACAGCGGCCGGGCCAAGCAGGCACTGATGGAGGCCGTCATGCTGGACCGGGCGGTGGCACGGGCAGGCGAGCTCACCTCCCCCTCTGACACCCTGACCGTGGTGACGGCCGATCACTCCCACGTCTTCACCTTCGGGGGCAACACGCTGCGTGGCACCTCTATCTTTG GGCTGGCCCCCAAGAAAGCCAGGGACAAGCGAGCCTACACCAGCATCCTCTACGGCAATGGGCCTGGCTACAGCATCCGTAATGGGGGCCGCCCGGCCGCCAGCCTCCCTGCCGCAG AGGACAAGGACTACAGGCAGCAGGCAGCCGTGCCCCTGGAGACGGAGACCCACAGCGGGGAGGATGTGGTGGTGCTGGCCCAGGGTGCCATGGCCCACCTCTTCCACGGGGTGCAGGAGCAGCACTACATCGCCCATGCCATGGCCTACGCTGCCTGCCTCGAGCCCTACACCGCCGAGCCCCGGTGTGGGGCAGCCCGGAGGGCCTCCCAGGGCACCCAGCactcctcccagcccctgctcacCCTCCTGACCATCTGCGTGGCCGCCCACTTGGTAGGGGGCTGA
- the LOC143161560 gene encoding intestinal-type alkaline phosphatase-like produces the protein MRVLAPLILFLGLWAGLSTATIPAEEEKPSFWNKQAAAAIEAAFKMQPRISQAKNLILFLGDGFGIPTITATRILKGQEQGKLGPETPLALDAFPYVALSKTYNVDRQVPDSAGTATAYLCGVKGNYQTVGLSAAARFSQCNTTAGNEVISVLERARKAGKAVGIVTTTRVQHASPSGTYAHVVNRNWYADASMPTEAELQGCKDIAWQLVHNVDINVILGGGRKYMTPVGTPDPEYPTYITENGIRKDRKNLINLWLEARPGARYVWNRTEMLAAAADPSVNYLMGLFEPADMKYNLLRNTTTDPSLTEMTEVAITILSKNPNGFYLFVEGGRIDHGHHDGAAHKALTEAVEFDQAIERAGMLTDEAQTLTVVTADHSHVFSFGGYTLRGSSIFGLAPSKAADGKTYTSILYGNGPGYPATSRPNVDNHTAEQYNYLQQAAVPLPSETHGGEDVAILAKGPMAHLFHGVQEQTYVAHAMAYAACLEPYTACHQRGSAPSARATPLALLLPTLLLPLFH, from the exons ATGCGGGTCCTGGCACCCCTCATCCTCTTTCTGGGCCTCTGGGCAGGGCTCAGCACTGCTACCATCCCAG cggaggaggagaagccaTCCTTCTGGAAcaagcaggcagctgcagccatCGAGGCCGCCTTCAAGATGCAGCCCAGAATAAGCCAAGCCAAAAACCTCATCCTCTTCCTCGGGGACG GATTCGGGATCCCCACCATCACGGCCACCCGCATCCTaaaggggcaggagcaggggaagcTGGGCCCCGAGACCCCCCTCGCCCTGGATGCTTTCCCTTACGTGGCTCTCTCCAAG ACGTACAACGTGGACCGGCAGGTCCCCGACAGCGCGGGGACAGCCACAGCCTACCTCTGCGGCGTGAAGGGCAACTACCAGACGGTGGGGCTGAGCGCAGCCGCCCGCTTCTCGCAGTGCAACACCACGGCAGGCAACGAAGTCATCTCAGTGCTGGAGCGAGCCCGCAAAGCTG GGAAGGCAGTGGGCATCGTGACGACAACACGGGTGCAGCACGCATCGCCCTCGGGGACCTACGCCCACGTTGTGAACCGCAACTGGTACGCGGATGCCAGCATGCCCACAGAAGCCGAACTCCAGGGCTGCAAGGACATCGCCTGGCAGCTGGTCCACAACGTCGACATCAAT GTGATCTTGGGGGGTGGTCGGAAATACATGACCCCCGTGGGGACACCAGACCCCGAGTATCCCACCTACATCACAGAGAATGGGATACGCAAGGATAGGAAAAACCTCATCAACCTGTGGCTGGAGGCACGGCCG GGCGCCCGCTATGTCTGGAACAGGACGGAGATGCTGGCTGCCGCTGCTGACCCCAGCGTGAATTATTTGATGG GTCTCTTTGAACCGGCGGACATGAAGTACAACCTGCTGCGTAACACCACCACGGACCCATCGCTCACCGAGATGACGGAGGTGGCCATCACCATCCTGAGCAAGAACCCCAACGGCTTCTACCTCTTTGTGGA AGGCGGCAGAATCGACCACGGCCACCATGACGGTGCAGCCCATAAGGCGCTGACGGAGGCGGTGGAATTCGACCAGGCCATCGAGCGGGCAGGCATGCTGACAGACGAGGCGCAGACCCTCACTGTCGTCACCGCTGACCACTCGCACGTCTTCTCCTTTGGCGGCTACACCCTGCGCGGCTCCTCCATCTTCG GTCTGGCCCCCAGCAAAGCCGCTGACGGCAAGACCTACACATCCATCCTCTACGGGAACGGGCCGGGTTACCCGGCCACCAGCCGGCCCAATGTGGACAATCACACAGCCG agcagTACAACTACTTGCAGCAGGCAGCCGTGCCCCTCCCTTCGGAGACCCATGGCGGCGAGGACGTGGCCATCCTGGCCAAGGGCCCCATGGCCCACCTCTTCCACGGGGTGCAGGAGCAGACCTACGTGGCCCACGCCATGGCCTACGCTGCCTGCCTTGAGCCCTACACCGCCTGCCACCAGCGGGGCTCTGCCCCCAGTGCCCGCGCCACCcccctggccctgctcctgcccactctcctcctgcccctcttccaCTGA